In Montipora foliosa isolate CH-2021 chromosome 9, ASM3666993v2, whole genome shotgun sequence, the DNA window ATGGGAATGGTGTATCTTACATGGGGTCTGGCTAACTGTAGCCCATATACCAGGCAAATCTAACACAGAAGCAGATAGGGAATCAAGGTTAACTAGGAAGGAAACAGAGTGGTGCCTTGACAGATCTATTTACAGTGCTGTCATACAAAAGCTGGATGTAACACCAGATATCGATCTGTTTGCTTCCAGACTGAACCACCAACTTAAATCGTACATTGCCTACAGACCTGACCCCGGGGCTTTAGCAGTCAATGCTTTTCATATCTCTTGGAAAGAATACACTTTCTATGCATTTCCACCATTTTGCATTATACAAAGAGtcctgcaaaaaataaatattgatcAAGCAACAGGGATAATCATAGTTCCCAATTGGCCAACCCAAACCTGGTGGCCATATCTCATGTCCATGCTAATTAACTACCCAATAATTCTTCCTAGGAAGACCAGGACACTCTTTCTACCAGCACAGCCTCAGGAAATACATCCACTTCACACGAAGCTAGGACTTCTTGCTTGCCACTTGTCGGGGACCTCTTGTCTGACCAAGGAATTTCAAAAGAAGCTTCAGAACTTATCCTCAAATCCTGGAGGACAGGGACACAGAAGCAATATAGAACTTACCTTGAAAGATGGAAAGTGTTCTGTACTTCAAGGGAAGTTAATCCCCTTTGTGGTACTGTAACAAatggaattgattttttggtcacacaATATAAACGTGGATTGACATACAGTTCCTTAAACACAGCAAGGTGCGCTCTTTCTACTGTAATACTGCTGCCTAACGGAATCACATTTGGAAATCACCCCTTGGTGACAAGGCTGATGAAGGGGGTGTTCGAATCAAGACCAACTTTGCCGAGATACAACAGCATTTGGAATGTCTCCACAGTTCTTGACTTCATAAAAACTCTGGGGCCCAATGAGGAACTCAGCCTCAAAGATGTTACATTAAAATGTGTTACTCTTGTTGCCTTGTTGTCTAGACAGAGGTGCCAAACAATCCATGCCCTCAGAATCAGTGGTATGAAGGAGACCAATGGACAGATTCGTTTTGACATTTTTACGTTGCTGAAAACTTCAAAACCTGGGAAACACCAGGAACCCTTGACATTCAAACCCTATACATGTGATAGTCAGTTATGTGTTGTTAAATGCCTCCAACAGTATATCAAACAAACATCAGAACTTCGGAATGGGGCTGACCAGCTATGGCTTAGTTACCAAAAACCCCATAACCCAGCTAGCAAAGAAACAGTCAGCAGATGGATAAAGGAATTTCTTAAAAAATCTGGCATAGGCATATCATCCTATGGGGCTCATAGTACTCGTGCTGCTTCCTCTTCAGCTGCAAGCTCCTCACCAACCATTTCCCTCCAGACTATCATGAATGCTGCTGGATGGGCCAGGGAAAGcactttttgcaaattttatgataaaccAGCTGACTCAGAGAGTCCAAACTTTGGAGAGCAACTTTTATTGCATTGTAATGAAAAGCAATAAACTAACGTTTCTAGTTGTTTGAATCATTTGGCTGTTCATTGCCACACTGCTTTAAAGTCTCACGTGACTTCGAGCGACTTAGACCAATGACGAAGTAGAATTAgaaattaaacgaggcttacctggaaggtgaagtttgattggaattctatgagTCATTGGTCAGGAGCGAAGGAGTCACGTGCCCGCCCTGCACAAACTATGTTGATCTGTTATTCTTCAACCCACCCTATTTATTAGGATTGGGGTGTGGCAATTCACCAGCTGTTTTTAAAACTGAATGTTCTAGTTTCGCGCGCTCTATCTCACGTGACTCCTTCGCTCCTGACCAATGActcatagaattccaatcaaacttcaccttacaggtaagcctcgtttaatttcTAATTATCCAGTATGCTCGCTGGGGTTTCGTTAAAATAGTTTTGGCGTTGTAAAACCTTCCTGACCACTTTTCCGTAGACATTGACACACTGTGAATAAGAGATGATTGGTCTATTATTATGTTCTTCCGGTTTCCTAATTTCCATGAATTCTTTCATGGATAAAAGCCATTTTGGAAACAAACATTCTTTATTTGTGTGATCAGTATCCGTCAAATTTGAACACCTTAGTCtacgagcagtctctcttttcgcTCAGGGATAATCGAGGACCGAGGAAAACGAACAAGCGAGCGACCGCGAAAATCATGACTTGCGTGTCGAGTCGCTAGTGTAGTTAGCCGGCACGACACGCAAGTCACGTTTCCACGCCACGAGGCGATTTTCGCGGTCGCTCCCTTGTTCGTTTCCAAAAGGGTTTTTATCCATGAAATAATTCATGAAAATTAGGAAACCGGAAGAACATAATAAAGGACTGATCATTTCTTATTCACAACGTGTCAATGTCTACTGAGGGGTAGCTTGTGAGGCTTTACAACACCAAAACTATTTTGACGAAACTGCACCGAGCGTACTTAATAATTAACATTAGACTTAGTCTTTTCACAGACGTTTTTTCCCGCGTAAGATGGGTTTTTATTAAATACTTACGCGAGCCTACTAATTCAAGCATATTCGTGGCGCTCATATCATAGGCTGAATGCGCCTTTTTCAATCCATATTGAACCTTTGGGGCTAAGGATTTTCCCCTGTGGGCATCGATCCCCGCAGAAGTGGGGAGCGAACACCGCCACTTATTGCACCTCCACCTAGTCCCAAATAAATCTCGATGTCGTGGGCACACTGTTATTTTTAAATGAGACTCTTCCGTCTCAAAAATGCCTGAAATAAAAATGCCGATTAAATTTTAAGAAATGTCTAAAGAAAAAATCGTTTTCGAGGATTTGTAATATCTAAAAGGAAACCACCTACCTTAGCTTTGATTCACTGTCCACTGCAATGTCGTCGCTGATTTTGCAATACACGAGGTGATTGTAGACATCTTTGCGACACTCGCCGATTGCAACACATTCCGCATTCACGGGGTTAAATGACCTGGGGCCGCAGGGTCCACCAACGAGGAGTGAATAGCCACAAGATGCCATGCAATGAAATGTTAACAACTAGCGACTCGATATCAATGCATGAAAGGTTTTGTCGCATCAAAAGGTAGATTGTTGAGAACTAGTATTTCTAGCACGCACTTTTAATGGGCTTACACCTCGAAACGTTAACACCCGAAAAAGGATTATAGCTATTGACCTTTGGCCCGGTCATGCGTCACGCAATCTTGTTCTTACATCATATCCTGGTTCTGTGCCGGTGTCGCAGTGATATGTGTACCCCCGTGATATGTGTGTCCCCGCACACATATCACTAGTGATATGTGTACCCCCGGTAGGGATACAAAAAACTCTGAAGCTTTGTACCCGAGCCTCTAAAGGCTTGAAGGAAAACATGGAGGCTACGAGGGACAGATTTTGTGGGTTTATATTTTAAAGTTTCAACCGATCCAAAATATAAACGGAAGAAGATCAGAATGCAAAATTGCATTAAGCTAGACAGGCCGTGATACACATATCACTACAATCACCGTTCAGTTATGATATATCAGACCATATCGGGATACACATATCACAAAACAGCGAGCGCAGTGATATCTGTCGTCTATTAATTTAAAATCAATAATACACTTACTAGCCATATATAAGCTTAGCTAGTACTTTGCTGGACAGACCACAGCGTTTTCTTTACCaggggatacacatatcactgaCTACGATTGTCGTGATATGGGTACCACCCCCGAGATATGTtggggatacacatatcactgaACTGGCGATCtcagtgatatgtgtatcccctGGCTAGCGCGCTGTCGTCTGTCTAGTTTTAAATTTGTCAGTGATAATTGGGAATCAATAATACTTGCTGTCAGTTGATGGAATATTTCATGCACTTACGTACTAGGCACAAAAAACGCTAGTAGCTAGTAATTTGCTAGACAGGCGACACGCCGATCGATAGGCCAGGGGATACATATATCACTACGATTGCGGTCAccagtgatatgtgtatccccaagatatatttttgttttaatgacaatttcaattCCTTTATATTTCCAGTAGATTGTTTGATGTTTGCTACTACAGTATTATCAGCCATGGCATGAAATCCATTTGGTTTTATTTACATGGACATGTCGGACTCACGAGTCGTGTCTTTACAGTTCTGATTGTGGAAGATGGTTCAGTTGCAAATAAATGGTTTCTAGTGTTGGTACCTTGAAAAAATCATGTCTGATCTGTGTTCACCGATTTCCGTCCATTAACACAAGTTAgccataattatttattttttggaggGGAGGTGGTgggggatacacatatcactggccgccatattggaaggGGTACACATATCACTGGTGATATGCACACATATCACTAGTGATATGTGTGcggggatacacatatcactgtGACACCGGAATGTTACTTCTGTGAATTTGTTTGCGGCCAGGTACCGACAAATTTCGAGGAAACAAAGGTATCACATGTCCAGCAAGctactaatctcgtacccagatatcaccctgtcactggaaatgtgagatctggtaaagttcgacagtacgccatttttcattggctactaaaaaaaggttggggcaatgcaatctacgctccgattggcttatttcgcggggaaCTTAGTGAAgatttggttttcgcaagctcatgtgctgttttgaataaatgtcagttgtgcggaggaaagttttgtattttccgacgccggaaaagcttgagttgaggaaaatcattttaaaaatttgcgacgtttgtgtaaatggtaccgacgaaagccccacgcaccctgccactcgaacaaagttctgcgtagcttgctacgcggtacgcagaaactaataaatccAAGTTGAAGTAtggaatttattcaaaacaatatttctcgttcttaaagcgtgactcgcgaattaagtagtgatcaattgtgaattttacggttagattaactgcacttttcacgagattgtgtgaagaaaagaGCACTcgttactgattaagcctaagcgttcgtttcagtgattaggcctaaaccctctttaacgcTGTAGCTTTCAATTCACGGTTTGGCTAATTACACtgtgcacgagatcgtgtgaagaaaatagcactcgtttattgattaagcctaagcgctcgtagTTGCTCcaacaattaaacaatctcgaccgttcaaaaacaatcgcctgtagctcTTCTTTCTGTTTgcgcttaagtttaaggtttccttgtcctctaacCAAAAGAacctcttcaagaatactctcgaaatccatgtttattccgcgaaatcacccaaaatcacaacagagagtacgaacatgcgcagtgatagaaaagcccgtatttcgggcctcgctggcactgagcatgctcgaaatcgaactttaccagatctccctttcgtatgaccgtgggagatctgggtacgagattagcaaGCTGCATACAAAAAGTACCAAACACAACGATTTAGTGGAGGATTATTTTGATCAAACAGATAATGCGTAATTAATTTTTAGAAACACGGTAAGGTGGTTTCGATCGATTCCGGGACTGAAACAAGGGCGGTGTGTGTTGATCGAAGTTCAAAAAGCATCAACACCATGTAAAATTATTCTGCAAGCCCCTTAAGTAattttgcaaaggttttctCCAATATTTCTCTCCATGAAAACGATTACAATTTGCTTTGCGTAGCCATTTGTGTCATAAATTCAGTCGGAGATTCTTGTCAAACTACTCGTCACATTTTAATCTCTCGACGGGGTAATGTTTCATTGCCGCCAGAAATATTTTAACACAGTAATTTACAAAGGTTGTTCTTCAAAGCTGTTGTTATTTCATGTCCAAACTCGACGTACCAATTGGTTTTCTGTAGTGTGGAAGTTGGGTgaaatttgcgattttttgaaATGCCTGAAACTGGTCTTCTTCTAAAGGCCAAAACATTCTCATTTCAACAGCTTATCCAAATTTTATTACTGTGCTATAAAGAGCTAAAGTTTGTTTATATTGTGTTTGTGTTTCATAAACAGACGACGCTGCATCTTAACGTACGAgtgagttaaggacggtgcctactattgttattgcgcatacgttctgcgcatctccagatactcggatttcctatcggtgatgcttactaatacagggatatttttgcgcagtttgaaactacccggagaaagtagatcctagtaagtactcttggtatccaaaaagaaaattgggggtaaccatgcatttttcagagataatcaagcttcaatttgcgaaagaatgccatacattgctttatattttaaagctttttacaaatattattcatgaattatctttgaaaaatgcgtggttacccccaattttctttttggatttcaataacacttgttaagatctacatttcctgcatagtcacacaccggggcaaaaatatcgttaattagtaggcaccgtccttaaaatgtgttattttccGCCAATTTTACAATTCGAAGGAGGCCAACATGTCGTGTTTTCACACTTTccgcaatttcgcaaaatttaaaaagctgttggaacttttaatgttatttttgaaaatacttcactATATAGGTTacttgggcaaaatatgaagaaattcgAAATTTCACGACTGACGCCCAATTCTCCATAATTTAAAACATCGGCtcttaatgtccataaaacaaaagaacaaagtgaacataataatacctaattagcaagtcctccgccattttagtccgggtACATGAAAGTCTACCCCCAACACACGcattgtttgcgatttcttgtcATCCTGACAAAACCGCGAGTTATTGTCATCCTCCTGATGCAATAGCGAGGAAGCATGAGTTGCACTGtactcattgttttgctttcaaTTCTTCTCGATTTTGGCCTTGCTGGCATGAACCCCATGTACATGGTGAATCAtggcgtttctaaaacgagggtgagggtaagaccaagggtcagggtaagggtaaggatacgaatacaaaaagtatcctaaacatgcataaaagctaaccttaggcctactattaggcctaaacaaaagtttaaggttagcttttatgcatttttaggatactttctgtattcgtatccttacccttactgtgacccttggtcttacccttaccctcgttttacCAACGCCGTGGTGAATCATTCAAAGGTTTTAATGACTTAAATGCGTCATAAATTTTGGTTGGCCGGTTCGGAGGTTGTTTTGTTGGCGGGTTTACAAACCACACCTCTTTGTGATGGCTACCCGTAAAGTATTAGTTCGCGTGATGAACGACCTCAACAAtaaacctttaaaaaaattaggattGAAGAGCTCCCGGTTGAATCAAATAAATACTGTTCCATTTCCCTCAAATAGCTTGTGGGATTGTTTAATACGTATTCCATGAGCACAGCGCACATGAAGCTGTGCTCGTGTTAACAACGTGCCGTCTGGCCTTCCTATCCTATCAGTCCTATAGACTTCCTTCTATGGACCTCTTAGATTTGTTCTCTACAAAGTGCAGCTCTACATGCTCTATGATACGCTAGCGAAGATCCAAGTTATATGGAGCAGGCATTGAGAAGGACTGCTTCCGTACAGGAACTACAAGTggctttttctttgaatttgtctcGTCAATTCTTGAATATTATTTTAGTTAGAACTAATTAAAAAGGTATTGTTccttcagcgtgaaatacacatgCTTCGACGgtctcacctttctgatgacaaaacaaaaggcatatatatatcatatatactttgaaattgaaacgattttgaaaacgggtgtatgTAAATATATATCTATATTACAGATTCTTGTTCCAAAGATTTCCTCAACCGTTCCTGTCTCAACCGTAAACTCAGTAAAGGCACTATTATtgccttttattttctttcagccGCGCTTGGTATTTTGCAGCTATCGGCGGCTGCTTGGTGACCATATGAACAGTTCGGCTAGGCCGGCCATCGCACCTAgacaaaattctttttcttaTCTCCTTTCCATTTTGAGCCGTTCTGAAACAGGGTGCGACAAGCGGAAATTGCGTCGCATTCTACTCTGAGTGGGTGTCAGTTAACTCAGAAGTGAATATGATATTGCAGTTGACGTAAATATTACAAAGAAAGGCTATTCACAGTTCGGTAATCATAATTTAACGCACCAGGTAGTTCATATTCTTCGTCAACGAAGAAAGCTAAAAACGACAAGAAAAACGAAAGAGAAACGTacattcgttttttttttctagctgTCTTTGAAC includes these proteins:
- the LOC137971736 gene encoding uncharacterized protein, which produces MTTDASLLGWGACLDGMTTGGRWNPDEATHDINYLEMLAVLFALQSFSDKVSAKHIKLMVDNTTAMATINQMGTCHSNLNNKLEDQDTLSTSTASGNTSTSHEARTSCLPLVGDLLSDQGISKEASELILKSWRTGTQKQYRTYLERWKVFCTSREVNPLCGTVTNGIDFLVTQYKRGLTYSSLNTARCALSTVILLPNGITFGNHPLVTRLMKGVFESRPTLPRYNSIWNVSTVLDFIKTLGPNEELSLKDVTLKCVTLVALLSRQRCQTIHALRISGMKETNGQIRFDIFTLLKTSKPGKHQEPLTFKPYTCDSQLCVVKCLQQYIKQTSELRNGADQLWLSYQKPHNPASKETVSRWIKEFLKKSGIGISSYGAHSTRAASSSAASSSPTISLQTIMNAAGWARESTFCKFYDKPADSESPNFGEQLLLHCNEKQ